A single window of Leopardus geoffroyi isolate Oge1 chromosome D4, O.geoffroyi_Oge1_pat1.0, whole genome shotgun sequence DNA harbors:
- the SIT1 gene encoding signaling threshold-regulating transmembrane adapter 1, with product MRSRCDNYTSDQLVPGIPSIAQAWGLWALLGAAMLLLLISLAVHLFRWTSGRSQSHPGQRRPGGSVEEVPLYGNLHYLQTGRLSQEPGPDQQDPTPRGPSTAAEEVMCYTSLQLRPSQGRIPSPGTPIKYSEVVLDSEPKPQASGPEPELYASVCAQTRRARASFPDQAYANSQPAPS from the exons ATGAGGAGCAGATGTGACAATTACACTTCGGATCAGCTAGTGCCCG GAATCCCCTCCATTGCCCAGGCCTGGGGACTATGGGCCCTCTTAGGGGCTGCGATGCTGCTGCTTCTCATCTCACTGGCTGTGCACTTGTTCCGATGGACTAGTGGCCGaagccagagccacccaggacaGAGACG CCCTGGAGGGTCTGTGGAAGAGGTCCCTCTGTATGGGAACCTGCATTATCTTCAGACTG GTCGGCTGTCTCAGGAACCAGGGCCAGATCAGCAGGATCCAACGCCTAGAGGCCCCAGCACG GCTGCAGAGGAAGTGATGTGCTATACCAGCCTGCAGTTGCGGCCTTCTCAGGGCCGTATCCCCAGCCCTGGAACCCCCATCAAGTACTCAGAGGTGGTGCTGGATTCTGAGCCAAAGCCCCAGGCCTCAGGCCCTGAGCCTGAGCTCTACGCCTCAGTGTGTGCCCAGACCCGCAGAGCGCGGGCTTCCTTCCCAGACCAGGCTTATGCCAATAGCCAGCCTGCACCCAGCTGA